A window of the Streptomyces sp. NBC_01351 genome harbors these coding sequences:
- a CDS encoding GNAT family N-acetyltransferase, whose amino-acid sequence MTDLHIRAAVAADAETVLAFWREAAEGTSITDDVDGVTRLVTRDPEALILAERDGLLVGSVIAGWDGWRASLYRLAVLPSHRRQGIAGALLEAAERRFLAAGGRRGDAMVLEANERAHRVWAAAGYRREDHWRRWVKPFA is encoded by the coding sequence ATGACCGATCTGCACATCCGGGCCGCAGTGGCGGCCGACGCCGAGACCGTGCTCGCCTTCTGGAGGGAAGCGGCCGAGGGCACGTCCATCACGGACGACGTGGACGGCGTGACGCGCCTCGTCACGCGCGACCCCGAAGCCCTGATCCTCGCGGAGCGCGACGGACTCCTCGTCGGCTCCGTGATCGCCGGCTGGGATGGATGGCGGGCATCCCTCTACCGGCTGGCCGTGCTGCCCTCCCACCGTCGGCAGGGGATCGCCGGCGCGCTCCTCGAAGCGGCCGAACGGCGCTTCCTCGCCGCCGGAGGCCGCCGCGGGGACGCGATGGTCCTCGAGGCGAACGAACGGGCGCACCGCGTGTGGGCCGCGGCCGGCTACCGCCGCGAGGACCACTGGCGCCGCTGGGTGAAGCCGTTCGCCTAG
- the bioD gene encoding dethiobiotin synthase: MSVLVVSGTGTEVGKTVVTSAIAAAAVAVGRSVAVLKPAQTGVGPDEPGDAAEAVRLAGPSVTAVELARYPEPLAPDTAARRAGLPTLSPTRIAEAAHRLSLSHDLVLVEGAGGLLVRFDEAGHTLADAARLLDAPVLVVAAAGLGTLNSTTLTAEALRARELTGLGVVVGSWPAAPDLAARCNLADLPASSGLPLLGAVPEGSGGLAPERFRAAAPGWLSPALSGTWSAASFLTAWPA, translated from the coding sequence ATGTCCGTACTGGTCGTTTCCGGCACCGGCACCGAGGTCGGCAAGACCGTGGTCACGTCGGCGATCGCGGCCGCCGCTGTGGCGGTCGGCCGCTCGGTGGCGGTGCTCAAGCCCGCCCAGACGGGTGTCGGCCCGGACGAGCCGGGGGACGCCGCCGAGGCCGTCCGGCTGGCCGGCCCCTCCGTCACCGCGGTGGAACTGGCCCGCTACCCGGAGCCCTTGGCTCCGGACACGGCCGCCCGGCGCGCGGGACTGCCCACGCTCTCGCCGACGCGGATCGCGGAGGCCGCCCACCGGCTGTCGCTCTCCCACGACCTGGTCCTCGTCGAGGGCGCGGGCGGTCTGCTGGTCCGCTTCGACGAGGCCGGCCACACCCTGGCCGACGCGGCCCGCCTGCTCGACGCCCCGGTGCTGGTGGTGGCCGCGGCGGGCCTCGGCACCCTCAACTCCACCACCCTCACGGCGGAGGCCCTCCGGGCGCGGGAGCTGACGGGGCTGGGCGTGGTGGTCGGCAGCTGGCCCGCCGCCCCGGACCTGGCGGCCCGCTGCAACCTGGCGGACCTCCCGGCCTCCTCGGGCCTCCCCCTCCTGGGCGCGGTCCCCGAGGGCTCGGGCGGCCTGGCCCCGGAACGCTTCCGCGCGGCAGCCCCCGGCTGGCTCTCCCCCGCCCTGTCGGGCACGTGGTCGGCCGCGTCGTTCCTGACGGCCTGGCCGGCGTAA
- a CDS encoding adenosylmethionine--8-amino-7-oxononanoate transaminase, whose product MPDQHHPLSAGAELLALDRQHVWHPYGPMPGRQEPLVIESAAGVRLRLAVPSQGQGHDELVDGMSSWWSAIHGYNHPVLNEAATAQLGRMSHVMFGGLTHEPAVRLAAKLVEITPAGLEHVFLADSGSVSVEVAVKMCLQYWRSLGRTGKTRLLTWRGGYHGDTWQPMAVCDPDGGMHDLWQGHLPRQVFADAPPGGFDTPVDPAYADHLRTLIAAHADELAAVIVEPVVQGAGGMRFHNPGYLRVLRELCDEYGVLLVLDEIATGFGRTGALFAADHAGITPDVMCLGKSLTGGYLTLAATLCTERVADGISQGEVPVLAHGPTFMGNPLATAVALASIDLLLGQDWSGEVKRIEAGLREGLADVSSVPGVRDVRVLGAIGVVQLDHPIDMAAATRAAVREGVWLRPFRDLIYTMPPFVTGDADVARICRAVRAAAEEG is encoded by the coding sequence ATGCCTGACCAGCACCACCCGCTGTCGGCCGGCGCGGAACTCCTCGCGCTGGACCGGCAGCACGTCTGGCACCCGTACGGCCCGATGCCCGGGCGGCAGGAGCCGCTGGTCATCGAGTCGGCCGCGGGGGTGCGGCTGCGGCTCGCCGTGCCCTCGCAGGGGCAGGGTCACGACGAACTCGTCGACGGCATGTCCTCCTGGTGGTCGGCGATCCACGGCTACAACCACCCGGTGCTGAACGAGGCCGCGACCGCGCAGCTCGGCCGGATGTCACACGTGATGTTCGGCGGACTCACCCATGAGCCCGCCGTCCGGCTGGCAGCGAAGCTCGTCGAGATCACCCCGGCGGGGCTGGAGCACGTCTTCCTCGCCGATTCGGGGTCGGTGTCCGTCGAGGTCGCGGTCAAGATGTGCCTGCAGTACTGGCGTTCGCTCGGCCGGACGGGCAAGACCCGGCTGCTGACCTGGCGCGGCGGCTACCACGGGGACACCTGGCAGCCGATGGCCGTGTGCGACCCCGACGGCGGCATGCACGACCTGTGGCAGGGCCACCTGCCGCGGCAGGTCTTCGCGGACGCACCGCCCGGAGGCTTCGACACCCCGGTGGACCCTGCGTACGCGGACCACCTGCGCACCCTGATCGCCGCGCACGCCGATGAGCTCGCCGCGGTGATCGTGGAGCCGGTGGTGCAGGGCGCGGGCGGCATGCGCTTCCACAACCCGGGCTACCTGCGGGTCCTGCGCGAGCTGTGCGACGAGTACGGCGTGCTGCTCGTCCTGGACGAGATCGCGACGGGCTTCGGCCGTACCGGCGCGCTCTTCGCCGCCGACCACGCGGGGATCACCCCGGACGTGATGTGCCTGGGCAAGTCGCTGACCGGCGGCTACCTCACCCTCGCCGCGACCCTGTGCACGGAGCGGGTGGCGGACGGGATCTCGCAGGGCGAGGTCCCCGTGCTCGCCCACGGGCCGACCTTCATGGGCAACCCGCTCGCGACGGCCGTGGCCCTCGCCTCCATCGACCTGCTGCTCGGCCAGGACTGGTCGGGGGAGGTCAAGCGGATCGAGGCGGGCCTGCGCGAAGGCCTCGCGGACGTGTCCTCGGTGCCCGGAGTACGGGACGTACGCGTCCTGGGCGCGATCGGCGTCGTCCAGCTGGACCACCCGATCGACATGGCGGCCGCCACCCGGGCGGCGGTGCGCGAGGGCGTGTGGCTGCGCCCCTTCCGGGACCTGATCTACACCATGCCGCCGTTCGTCACAGGCGACGCCGACGTGGCCCGTATCTGCCGTGCGGTGCGCGCGGCGGCCGAGGAAGGCTGA